From Candidatus Omnitrophota bacterium, a single genomic window includes:
- a CDS encoding ATP-binding protein: MQEQRRYQTTLRQASTGMSRVKDLKKLLNLIVYIVTRAVRLDHALVYMHDRPKNQFILGAHKRRSGNVTFIKTIADDSPLITYLVETGAPIVYEELKQKIQDYADQDLVAVEKIVAALEGDLVLPILIEKRLLAIIILGKKESGKLYSEDDLSVFSILANQTALAIENAQFYEDMKITQQQLFQAEKMATIGTMADGLSHQINNRFHALGFIAGDALDSLKLSKNMEGSDKVKELLADLERAFNRVQENVVQGGEVVQGLLKYTRKGDAGFAAIDFNQAFKSAFEMAQFKIKVQELQVVHAYDPQNIPKIKGNFTQLQEVFFNLIDNAYDAMMQRKTEKQEPQYQPTLTVRVAPEDGWVEIIFEDNGMGVKKEDVHKLFTPFFTTKLSSKKGTGLGLYVIKKIIEDNHKGKVEMLSDYMAGTRMKLRLPVAVE; encoded by the coding sequence TTGCAGGAGCAACGCCGCTACCAGACGACATTGCGTCAGGCCTCTACGGGGATGAGCAGGGTAAAGGACTTAAAGAAATTGCTGAACCTGATCGTTTATATCGTCACCCGCGCGGTCCGTCTGGACCATGCTTTGGTGTATATGCATGACCGGCCTAAGAATCAGTTTATTCTGGGTGCTCATAAGCGCCGCAGCGGCAATGTCACCTTTATCAAAACCATTGCGGATGATTCGCCTTTGATAACCTATTTGGTCGAAACCGGCGCTCCCATCGTTTATGAAGAGCTTAAGCAAAAGATCCAGGATTACGCTGATCAGGACCTGGTTGCCGTTGAGAAGATCGTGGCGGCATTGGAAGGAGACCTGGTTTTGCCTATTTTGATCGAGAAGCGCTTATTAGCCATTATTATTTTAGGTAAGAAAGAATCCGGAAAATTATATAGCGAAGACGACTTATCTGTGTTTTCCATTTTGGCAAATCAGACGGCTTTGGCCATTGAGAATGCCCAATTTTATGAAGACATGAAAATCACACAACAGCAGTTGTTCCAGGCGGAAAAGATGGCCACCATCGGGACCATGGCCGACGGCCTGTCGCATCAGATCAATAACCGTTTTCATGCCCTCGGCTTTATTGCCGGCGATGCTTTGGATTCCTTGAAATTGAGCAAGAATATGGAGGGTTCTGACAAGGTCAAAGAACTTTTAGCGGACCTTGAGCGGGCTTTCAACCGCGTGCAGGAGAATGTGGTGCAGGGGGGCGAGGTCGTGCAGGGCCTTTTGAAATACACGCGCAAAGGCGATGCCGGTTTCGCGGCCATTGATTTTAACCAGGCCTTCAAGTCCGCTTTTGAAATGGCCCAATTCAAGATCAAGGTGCAGGAACTTCAGGTGGTGCACGCCTATGACCCGCAGAATATCCCCAAGATCAAAGGGAATTTTACGCAACTGCAGGAGGTTTTCTTTAACCTCATCGATAACGCTTATGACGCGATGATGCAAAGAAAGACCGAAAAGCAAGAGCCGCAGTATCAGCCGACACTGACGGTCCGTGTGGCGCCGGAGGATGGTTGGGTTGAGATTATCTTTGAGGACAATGGCATGGGAGTGAAAAAAGAAGACGTCCATAAATTATTCACGCCTTTTTTTACCACCAAACTTTCCAGCAAGAAAGGCACGGGCCTCGGGCTTTATGTGATCAAGAAGATCATTGAGGACAATCATAAAGGAAAAGTGGAAATGTTGTCCGATTATATGGCCGGGACACGGATGAAATTGCGTCTTCCCGTTGCTGTTGAATGA
- a CDS encoding OmpP1/FadL family transporter produces the protein MFKCSAFAVIALSVLWGGNAFAAGSGSFRVETPDAGAMGKGSAFVGQANTPAAIYYNPAGLTQIRDTQVSVGSALIAPQVDYKNFAGDKTQMRRDTFFVPHAYLAVPINNKLSLGVGETSYFGLGTNWAQDSNLRYVATESVIENKDYMLTAAYQVTDQWSLAVSADNDHSKANKKKKLPQTGGTDGDFQLKARDNAWGYRLATMYKVNDRHQLGLMYRSRIKHIYEGKGYLNNLNSSGSNYQAIFGGTAYETTLTEKFTLPQSVVLGYSFKPTNKWTVNLDVEWMDWSSVKNEAVNWRDETDTTRLLVLNDGNPASRDWKSVWSQAVGAEYAANDRLRLRGGYYHHNTPIPQTTWDPRLPDSDSHGITTGLGYDLTPRLTLDLAYSALIYEHRKIDNDVGSSSGATVDGDYKQFTNIGLMTLTYKF, from the coding sequence ATGTTCAAATGTTCTGCATTTGCCGTTATTGCTTTAAGTGTTCTTTGGGGAGGCAATGCTTTTGCGGCCGGTTCGGGTTCGTTTCGTGTTGAAACGCCCGATGCGGGCGCCATGGGTAAGGGCTCTGCTTTTGTCGGTCAGGCCAACACTCCAGCAGCCATTTATTATAACCCAGCCGGTTTGACCCAGATCAGGGATACACAGGTGTCCGTCGGATCAGCGCTGATCGCTCCACAGGTGGATTACAAGAATTTTGCCGGTGATAAAACACAGATGCGCCGCGATACGTTTTTTGTGCCGCACGCGTATTTAGCCGTTCCCATCAATAATAAATTGTCCCTCGGCGTGGGAGAAACTTCTTATTTCGGCCTTGGCACGAACTGGGCGCAGGACAGCAATTTGCGTTATGTGGCCACTGAATCTGTGATCGAAAACAAGGATTATATGCTGACCGCGGCTTATCAGGTGACGGACCAATGGTCTTTGGCTGTCAGCGCGGACAATGATCATTCTAAAGCCAATAAGAAAAAGAAACTGCCTCAAACGGGCGGTACCGACGGCGATTTTCAATTGAAAGCCAGGGACAACGCGTGGGGTTATCGGCTGGCCACGATGTATAAGGTCAATGACCGCCATCAACTCGGTTTGATGTACCGCAGCCGTATCAAGCATATTTATGAAGGTAAGGGGTATTTGAACAACCTGAACAGCAGCGGAAGCAATTACCAGGCGATTTTCGGAGGCACGGCTTATGAGACCACGTTGACCGAGAAATTCACCTTGCCCCAAAGTGTTGTGCTGGGCTACAGTTTTAAGCCCACGAACAAGTGGACCGTTAATCTTGATGTGGAATGGATGGACTGGTCCAGCGTTAAGAATGAGGCCGTTAATTGGAGGGATGAAACAGACACCACGCGGTTGCTGGTCTTAAACGACGGGAACCCCGCGTCGCGGGACTGGAAGTCGGTGTGGTCCCAGGCCGTTGGCGCGGAGTATGCGGCCAACGACCGTTTGCGCCTGCGCGGCGGGTATTATCATCACAATACGCCTATTCCCCAGACCACCTGGGATCCCCGTTTGCCGGACAGCGATTCCCACGGCATCACGACCGGCTTGGGCTATGACCTGACCCCGCGTTTGACCCTGGATCTGGCCTACTCGGCCTTGATCTATGAACACAGGAAGATCGATAACGATGTCGGCTCCTCCAGCGGCGCCACCGTTGATGGGGATTATAAACAATTTACGAATATTGGCCTTATGACATTAACCTATAAATTTTAA
- a CDS encoding pre-toxin TG domain-containing protein, protein MRFVFKLFLTILFFNPGLAFASAFLPGNTPQSKLTDPQEITKNNTNTLAADPSDALLTLFRERVTGIFHDIAKTKGEIQKSPNDPKSYYRRALLSFELLLLDDAIRDCASIKFYNHKLQSFFYVHYLRNSGILKPVYDEIIQHPSCGVAESSESLKRAYEDVGRLVDVYAYPVRYEYAFDPSQDLLRAIQLDGHYREAYLLRADLLSYDKFLGSNKELNFFDELIKRFPDDAFSYIQRTEYQNEGHQHLIESCKRSQDIDPALFESYLCLYRAWENSYEGDFCENNSYCAPRLLPQENEIYARSDEAPAYGDPIYYRRFLKEQIEKVQSLNPDYPGIDGLVRKARKDYLGALASFEEGKCKYLQFYDEKESCDKIWRDCKEEFKICDQEKKRCYKQAENNFERCKQDARARINSGQIPVQAFLNPAQSPLPEIKKQIQKDIDTVQDLKRVVDKASQETKKIEYDQFENIVENVAAVSKRNGITKEELLFPQSLIFGNTIPSDNADNVSQLKVNVGDLLISTARLGVGSIPVIGNVVSMYEFLSGKDLFTGERLGGLERTISCLGIFVGSGKAWAAVAGGMEKGLAGQLASKVIRDIPEGRKSLDKAVSVFKNSLTKNTETALGEAEAKAVLHGPPTVGQKVYRIIGKDVNKNIDAKGAEPFAPSWTPINPSLSPNPRSSLGLPDQNKGRFVVEGRIVAVKDIKVKPADELHGNPGQEIEYFIPDSESQIKIERVSGVNPEF, encoded by the coding sequence ATGAGATTTGTTTTCAAACTGTTTCTTACCATCCTGTTTTTTAATCCTGGCCTTGCTTTTGCCTCAGCTTTTTTACCCGGCAATACCCCCCAATCCAAGTTAACAGATCCGCAAGAAATAACTAAAAACAATACCAATACTTTAGCGGCCGATCCTAGTGATGCTTTACTGACATTGTTCAGAGAGAGGGTCACAGGCATTTTTCACGATATTGCCAAAACCAAGGGAGAGATCCAAAAATCACCAAATGATCCGAAATCATATTATCGGCGGGCCCTTTTATCTTTTGAATTGCTGCTGTTAGATGATGCCATCAGGGATTGTGCCAGCATCAAATTTTACAATCATAAACTCCAAAGTTTCTTCTATGTCCATTACTTAAGAAATTCGGGTATTTTAAAACCGGTCTATGATGAGATCATTCAACACCCCTCTTGCGGCGTAGCCGAATCCTCTGAATCTTTGAAACGGGCCTATGAAGACGTCGGGAGATTGGTTGATGTCTATGCTTATCCTGTGCGGTATGAATATGCATTTGATCCAAGCCAGGATTTATTAAGGGCGATCCAACTCGACGGTCATTATAGAGAAGCATATTTATTAAGGGCGGACCTATTAAGTTATGATAAATTTCTTGGATCAAACAAGGAATTGAATTTTTTTGATGAGCTTATTAAAAGGTTTCCTGACGATGCGTTTTCCTATATTCAAAGGACCGAATATCAAAATGAAGGACACCAGCACCTTATTGAGTCATGCAAGAGATCCCAGGACATTGACCCTGCTTTGTTTGAATCGTATTTATGTTTGTACCGTGCCTGGGAAAATAGCTATGAAGGTGATTTTTGCGAAAACAATTCCTATTGTGCTCCCCGCCTGTTGCCCCAAGAGAATGAGATTTATGCCAGATCGGACGAGGCTCCCGCGTACGGCGACCCCATTTATTACCGCAGATTTTTAAAAGAACAAATCGAAAAAGTCCAATCCCTAAACCCGGATTATCCCGGGATTGACGGTTTGGTTCGAAAGGCAAGGAAGGATTATTTAGGAGCTTTGGCGTCATTTGAAGAGGGAAAGTGCAAGTATTTGCAGTTTTATGATGAGAAGGAGAGTTGCGATAAAATTTGGCGTGACTGTAAGGAAGAATTTAAAATTTGTGATCAAGAAAAAAAGCGGTGTTATAAACAAGCTGAAAACAATTTTGAACGATGCAAGCAAGATGCCCGCGCAAGAATTAATAGTGGGCAGATTCCTGTTCAAGCTTTTCTTAATCCAGCACAATCCCCCTTACCTGAAATCAAGAAACAAATTCAGAAGGACATTGATACGGTCCAAGATTTGAAAAGGGTCGTAGATAAGGCCTCTCAAGAGACAAAAAAGATCGAATACGATCAGTTTGAAAATATTGTTGAAAATGTCGCGGCTGTTTCAAAAAGAAATGGCATTACAAAAGAAGAACTGTTATTCCCGCAAAGCCTGATTTTCGGGAATACAATACCATCCGATAATGCCGACAATGTTTCACAATTGAAGGTAAACGTCGGGGATTTGCTTATCAGTACGGCGCGATTAGGGGTCGGGTCGATCCCGGTCATTGGCAATGTCGTGTCCATGTATGAGTTTTTGAGCGGCAAAGATCTGTTTACCGGTGAACGATTAGGTGGCTTAGAAAGAACTATCAGTTGTCTGGGAATATTTGTTGGAAGCGGTAAGGCCTGGGCAGCGGTTGCCGGCGGAATGGAGAAGGGATTAGCGGGTCAGCTGGCTTCTAAAGTGATACGGGATATACCTGAAGGGAGAAAAAGTTTAGATAAGGCGGTGTCTGTATTTAAAAACAGTTTAACTAAAAATACTGAAACAGCCCTTGGTGAAGCAGAGGCAAAGGCAGTATTGCATGGTCCTCCTACAGTCGGACAGAAAGTTTACCGTATTATTGGTAAAGATGTGAATAAGAATATTGATGCAAAAGGAGCGGAACCATTTGCCCCCTCTTGGACACCAATCAATCCCAGTTTGAGTCCAAATCCACGAAGTAGTTTAGGTCTGCCAGATCAAAATAAAGGAAGATTTGTTGTTGAAGGTAGGATTGTTGCTGTAAAAGATATTAAAGTGAAGCCAGCAGATGAATTGCACGGTAATCCAGGTCAAGAAATAGAATATTTTATTCCAGATTCTGAATCCCAGATTAAAATAGAAAGAGTTTCAGGTGTAAATCCGGAATTTTAG
- the mrdA gene encoding penicillin-binding protein 2, whose translation MRLDILRNIVFSALAVVIIALSYLQIIRGEYYHDQSVNNRIRIIPDDGPRGRIFDRNGIVLADNRQAFHLGVIAQEVEDRDDLFNFLSGVLHKSPGYLRKQYDRKRTAPFVPVLLAENIDRRTLITVEENRFRYPGLVVEKGFERVYPLGAAGIHALGYVGKVDPGESDAFAEYGYTPLSTTGKSGVERFYDPLLRSRSGGRQIEVNARGRQVRLLGIKEPQKGKDITLTLDARVQTAADEFLAGRRGAVVVMDLSNGDVLGLVSSPSFDPQNIRKYLDPAVGGASFINRAVNAQFPPGSVFKVVVASAALQTKKITPDASFDCPGYYMLGGTRFGCAHVHGTQDLWDALAHSCNVYFFHLGLLAGPKYLTQYARALGLGRPTGIDLPFESSGHLSRPSGGVTRWYKGNTLNLSIGQGETLATPLQLAVMMAAVASDGLILRPRLLKAVDNKPVAPVDLKRLPRVRLRDNVWTVVRDGLRRAVTDEAGTAHALADVANMKIWSKTGTAQAGEGRANHAWLTGWARSDKAGIVFCVFLEHGGSSANAVLLTRDLLLRMQSQGII comes from the coding sequence ATGCGTTTAGACATTTTGCGCAATATCGTTTTTTCCGCTTTGGCCGTCGTCATCATCGCTTTGTCCTATCTTCAGATCATCCGGGGCGAGTATTATCACGATCAAAGCGTCAACAATCGCATCCGGATCATCCCTGACGACGGCCCCCGGGGAAGGATCTTTGACCGTAACGGCATCGTGCTGGCGGACAACCGGCAGGCGTTCCATCTGGGCGTTATCGCGCAGGAAGTGGAAGACAGGGACGATCTTTTTAATTTTCTTTCCGGCGTTCTCCATAAAAGTCCCGGGTATTTGAGAAAACAGTATGACCGCAAGCGCACGGCGCCGTTCGTGCCCGTGCTGTTGGCGGAGAACATTGACCGCAGGACGCTCATCACGGTTGAAGAGAACCGGTTCCGGTATCCGGGGCTGGTCGTGGAGAAAGGGTTTGAACGGGTTTATCCGTTGGGCGCGGCAGGCATCCACGCCCTGGGTTATGTGGGCAAGGTGGATCCCGGCGAATCGGACGCGTTTGCCGAATACGGCTACACGCCTTTAAGTACGACCGGTAAAAGCGGGGTGGAACGGTTTTACGATCCGCTTTTGCGCAGCCGGTCCGGGGGCCGGCAGATCGAGGTGAACGCGCGGGGCCGGCAGGTCCGGCTTTTGGGCATCAAGGAGCCGCAAAAGGGGAAGGACATCACATTGACCCTTGATGCGCGCGTGCAAACGGCTGCCGACGAGTTTTTGGCCGGGCGTCGCGGGGCGGTGGTGGTGATGGACCTGTCCAACGGCGATGTCCTGGGCCTGGTCAGTTCCCCGTCCTTTGATCCGCAAAACATCCGGAAATACCTGGACCCCGCCGTTGGCGGGGCGTCATTCATCAACCGCGCGGTCAACGCACAGTTCCCGCCGGGATCGGTGTTCAAGGTGGTGGTGGCTTCGGCGGCTTTACAGACAAAAAAGATCACGCCTGACGCGTCATTTGATTGCCCCGGTTATTATATGCTCGGCGGAACGCGTTTCGGATGCGCGCATGTTCACGGCACGCAAGATCTTTGGGACGCGCTCGCGCATTCGTGCAACGTGTATTTTTTTCATTTGGGGTTGTTGGCGGGTCCCAAATACCTGACGCAATATGCCCGGGCCCTTGGGCTTGGCCGTCCCACAGGCATTGACCTGCCCTTTGAATCCAGCGGACACCTGTCCCGCCCTTCAGGCGGGGTGACCCGGTGGTATAAGGGCAATACGTTGAATTTGTCCATCGGTCAGGGGGAAACGCTGGCAACACCCTTGCAATTGGCCGTGATGATGGCAGCGGTCGCTTCCGACGGGCTGATCCTGCGTCCGCGGCTTTTGAAAGCGGTGGACAATAAGCCCGTGGCGCCAGTGGACCTTAAACGATTGCCCCGCGTGCGGCTGCGGGATAACGTGTGGACGGTCGTGCGTGATGGTTTAAGGCGCGCGGTCACCGATGAGGCAGGAACGGCGCACGCGCTTGCTGACGTGGCGAACATGAAGATCTGGAGCAAGACCGGCACGGCCCAGGCCGGAGAAGGCAGGGCCAATCACGCGTGGCTCACCGGCTGGGCGCGTTCGGACAAAGCCGGCATCGTTTTCTGCGTTTTCCTCGAACATGGCGGCTCCAGCGCGAATGCGGTCCTGCTGACGCGCGACCTCCTGCTGCGCATGCAAAGCCAAGGGATCATATGA
- the mreD gene encoding rod shape-determining protein MreD: protein MKRAAAIALIAYLFFLAEFVLYNTVGVWGKPELLILVVIFCNLYWGIRYGIWAAVVAGLIRDAFGPQPFGTYLFIYIAGAYLATYIRKNIYQPGSRFSRAMAAFFVVTGCFILETVLRLRQHEVRLTEAVFFILIPQLVTTMVAATFVFQGLRNIVVKFKL from the coding sequence ATGAAACGCGCCGCTGCTATCGCCCTGATCGCCTATCTTTTTTTTCTTGCCGAATTCGTCCTTTATAATACCGTCGGCGTGTGGGGCAAGCCTGAACTTCTCATCCTCGTCGTTATTTTTTGCAATCTATATTGGGGCATCCGTTACGGGATCTGGGCCGCCGTTGTTGCCGGGCTTATCCGCGACGCGTTCGGCCCACAGCCGTTCGGCACCTATCTTTTTATCTATATCGCCGGGGCTTACCTGGCCACGTATATCCGCAAGAACATTTACCAGCCGGGGTCCCGTTTTTCGCGGGCCATGGCCGCTTTCTTTGTCGTCACGGGTTGTTTTATCCTGGAAACCGTCCTGCGCCTGCGCCAGCATGAGGTGCGCCTGACGGAGGCCGTGTTCTTTATCTTAATACCCCAACTGGTCACGACCATGGTCGCGGCCACCTTTGTTTTTCAGGGATTAAGAAATATCGTTGTTAAATTCAAATTATAA
- the ybeY gene encoding rRNA maturation RNase YbeY, which produces MENENISNFQRKIPIPVPKVRTALRSACRKLKFNFADLSVVFVGEKRMRRLNREYLGHDYVTDVLSFPNASVGNPEHTCLDPRQKHSGVTAGGEIIICPAVAARNAKRYGNTFERELILYVVHGILHLCGYDDRSPEDVKRMRRKEQEIMELWGHKT; this is translated from the coding sequence ATGGAAAATGAGAACATCTCTAATTTCCAAAGAAAAATCCCTATTCCCGTCCCAAAAGTCCGAACCGCCCTGCGGTCCGCTTGCCGCAAATTAAAATTTAATTTTGCTGATCTATCCGTTGTTTTCGTGGGTGAGAAACGCATGCGGCGCTTAAATCGCGAATACCTCGGACATGATTACGTCACGGATGTTTTGTCATTCCCGAATGCTTCTGTCGGGAATCCAGAACATACATGTCTGGACCCCCGACAAAAACATTCGGGGGTGACAGCCGGTGGCGAGATCATCATTTGTCCTGCCGTGGCGGCCCGCAATGCCAAACGTTACGGGAATACCTTTGAACGCGAGCTCATCCTTTACGTCGTCCACGGCATTTTGCATTTGTGCGGTTACGATGACCGTTCGCCCGAAGATGTTAAACGCATGCGCCGGAAAGAACAGGAGATTATGGAATTATGGGGACACAAAACTTAA
- a CDS encoding HDIG domain-containing protein, with the protein MNKTGPQSPLSVDHIVMLGLTLAALTVFCHFSGLPLIIPFFVFLFGLHLFLYKRAEARLFLHLGLLLAVLVFSAYVLRSTTAFSIYYFPVAAVPMLVMLLFNDVQLAFMMAFMSAALSGLMLGFNVPDLLIFFMSSLAGVYKVKEARNRSVFLTAGVFVAFVQVSCYLLLNPVINADIVLYILKPLAINGLLAGLFVMATLKIFELVFGEITNFTLLELSDSSHPLLKRMVVEAPGTYHHSLIVSNLAETAADAIGAHALLVRVGAYYHDIGKMVKPEYFTENQMVTGNKHDDLEPSMSRLVILNHVKEGIELARKYKLNGRIVDFIPEHHGTSLIHYFYQKAVTEGEEDRPVGEEDYRYPGPKPQSKETAIVLLADSVEGATRALDEHTPQKIGDIVHKVINNKFIDGQLDECNLTLREIDTIAATFVRVLTAMYHSRIKYPEKEENGK; encoded by the coding sequence ATGAATAAAACCGGTCCTCAATCGCCGTTGTCTGTTGACCACATCGTCATGTTGGGCCTGACCCTTGCGGCCTTAACGGTGTTTTGCCATTTTTCCGGCCTGCCTTTGATCATCCCGTTTTTCGTTTTCCTTTTCGGACTTCATTTGTTTTTGTATAAACGCGCCGAGGCGCGTTTATTTTTGCATCTGGGGCTTTTGCTGGCCGTACTGGTCTTTTCCGCTTATGTTCTAAGGTCCACGACGGCTTTTTCGATTTATTATTTTCCCGTGGCCGCGGTGCCGATGCTGGTCATGCTCCTTTTTAACGACGTGCAATTGGCGTTCATGATGGCGTTCATGAGCGCGGCCTTAAGCGGACTGATGCTCGGGTTTAACGTGCCCGACCTTTTGATCTTTTTTATGAGTTCCCTGGCCGGCGTCTATAAGGTGAAAGAGGCGCGCAACCGCAGTGTGTTTTTGACCGCCGGGGTTTTTGTGGCCTTTGTCCAGGTCAGCTGTTATTTGCTGCTCAACCCCGTCATCAACGCGGACATCGTCCTTTACATCCTTAAACCGCTGGCCATCAACGGCCTTTTGGCCGGGCTGTTCGTCATGGCAACGCTGAAGATCTTTGAACTGGTCTTCGGCGAGATCACCAATTTTACGCTTTTGGAACTGTCGGACTCTTCGCATCCGCTTTTAAAACGCATGGTCGTCGAGGCGCCGGGCACCTATCATCACAGTTTGATCGTCAGCAATCTGGCCGAGACCGCGGCGGATGCCATCGGGGCCCACGCGCTTCTGGTCAGGGTCGGGGCTTATTACCACGACATCGGTAAAATGGTCAAACCCGAATATTTCACCGAGAACCAGATGGTCACGGGCAATAAGCATGACGATCTCGAGCCTTCCATGAGCCGTCTGGTCATCCTCAACCACGTCAAGGAAGGCATTGAACTGGCCCGGAAATACAAACTCAACGGGCGCATCGTGGACTTTATCCCCGAGCATCACGGCACCAGCCTGATCCATTATTTTTACCAGAAGGCCGTGACCGAAGGGGAGGAAGACCGGCCGGTGGGGGAAGAGGATTACCGTTATCCCGGCCCCAAGCCGCAAAGCAAGGAAACAGCCATCGTGCTTTTGGCTGATTCCGTTGAGGGGGCGACCCGCGCGCTGGATGAACACACCCCGCAGAAGATCGGGGACATCGTGCACAAGGTCATCAACAATAAATTCATCGACGGCCAGCTGGACGAGTGCAATCTGACCCTGCGCGAGATCGACACCATCGCCGCGACCTTTGTCCGTGTCCTGACAGCCATGTACCACAGCCGCATTAAATATCCGGAAAAAGAAGAAAATGGAAAATGA
- a CDS encoding PhoH family protein: MEFRLQFDNNQHLQLLFGRYDQNLKLIEKELGVRILRSEDGIKIVGQEPQAQRASELFSYLMTFVERGKDVKKADIVYALRLVDKEKEIDFKRLAKEKIEVSVKGGLVTPKTKGQIEYVEAIKNYDLVFCIGPAGTGKTYLAIAMAVNALKKGLVRRIILTRPAVEAGENLGFLPGNMVEKVLPYLRPLYDALYDMMEPEKVEQYSEQGIIEVAPLAFMRGRTLNEAFVILDEAQNSRPDQMKMFLTRMGFDSKVVVAGDVTQSDLPNAGPHGLAEAERVLAGVPEIKFIHLTSEDTVRHDLVQKIIEAYGKNGDTNNKRV; this comes from the coding sequence ATGGAATTCCGCCTTCAGTTTGACAATAACCAGCATCTCCAACTGCTGTTCGGCCGCTACGACCAGAATTTAAAACTGATCGAGAAAGAACTCGGCGTGCGCATCCTGCGTTCCGAGGACGGCATCAAGATCGTCGGCCAGGAGCCGCAGGCGCAAAGGGCCAGCGAACTTTTTTCTTACCTGATGACCTTTGTCGAGCGGGGCAAGGATGTCAAGAAAGCCGACATCGTTTATGCCCTGCGGCTGGTGGATAAAGAGAAAGAAATTGATTTCAAGCGCCTCGCCAAGGAGAAGATCGAAGTTTCGGTCAAAGGCGGCCTTGTCACCCCCAAGACCAAGGGGCAGATCGAATATGTGGAGGCCATCAAAAACTATGACCTTGTTTTTTGCATCGGTCCCGCCGGGACGGGCAAAACTTATCTGGCCATTGCCATGGCGGTCAACGCGCTGAAAAAAGGCCTGGTGCGCCGCATCATCCTGACGCGTCCGGCCGTGGAAGCGGGAGAAAATCTCGGTTTTTTGCCCGGCAATATGGTCGAGAAGGTCTTGCCGTATTTGCGGCCTTTATATGACGCGCTTTACGACATGATGGAACCGGAAAAGGTCGAGCAGTACAGCGAACAGGGCATCATTGAGGTGGCGCCTTTGGCGTTCATGCGCGGCCGCACGCTCAACGAGGCCTTTGTCATCCTGGATGAGGCCCAGAACAGCCGGCCCGACCAGATGAAAATGTTTTTGACCCGTATGGGATTTGATTCCAAGGTCGTCGTCGCCGGCGATGTCACCCAAAGCGATCTGCCCAATGCCGGGCCTCATGGCCTGGCTGAAGCCGAGCGGGTGCTGGCGGGCGTGCCGGAGATCAAATTCATCCATTTGACCAGCGAAGACACCGTCCGCCATGACCTGGTGCAGAAGATCATTGAGGCGTATGGTAAAAATGGGGACACCAACAACAAGCGTGTATGA
- a CDS encoding LysM peptidoglycan-binding domain-containing protein gives MFKRFLFLVLAVIFAAGCGIKAQTYVMTKDRVDIGPSGNAGSLTGSGTYQEPEKKTRKVYVLEVSKPASVPKAKKAGETASQTTTQAVAADQPEDVPAPPAVSGSGESVTYTVQKDDTLQKIAKKFYGSYGKWTRVYEANKDKLKNPNFVRPGTVLTIPAGE, from the coding sequence ATGTTTAAGAGATTTTTGTTCCTGGTTTTGGCCGTTATTTTCGCCGCCGGTTGCGGTATTAAAGCGCAGACCTATGTGATGACCAAGGACCGCGTGGATATCGGGCCATCGGGCAACGCGGGATCTTTGACCGGTTCCGGGACCTATCAGGAGCCGGAGAAAAAGACGCGCAAGGTGTATGTCCTGGAGGTGAGCAAACCCGCGTCCGTTCCCAAAGCCAAGAAGGCCGGGGAGACGGCGTCCCAGACCACGACACAAGCCGTTGCCGCGGATCAGCCGGAGGATGTGCCGGCGCCCCCTGCCGTTTCCGGCTCCGGGGAAAGCGTGACCTATACGGTGCAAAAGGACGACACCCTGCAGAAGATCGCCAAGAAATTCTACGGTTCTTACGGCAAATGGACCAGGGTATATGAGGCCAATAAGGACAAATTGAAAAATCCAAATTTTGTCAGGCCGGGTACCGTGCTCACCATTCCCGCCGGGGAATAG